Part of the Candidatus Bathyarchaeota archaeon genome is shown below.
CTGAACCTTCGCTATTCCATCCCCTTTCCTACCTATCGTCTCTATTGTGACGTCGTACTCCTCTCCTTCCTTGACAGGTATGGGTTGGCTTATCCTCCTAGGTCCTCTCCTAGGCCTTCCGCTGAACCTCTTCTCGGAGCCCCTTGATTCCTCCTCCATACTTCCATCGCTCCTCCTATTTTATGTAAGCTAGTGACTTCAAGATGAGAATTTGAAAAGGGTCTGCTGCTTGGATTCCAAGCAATCTCTCTTCTCAAACACTTCTCATCTATGAGATCCTAACTTACGATTCTTCTAGTGTTCCACCGGATATATTAAAGCCTTCTGGGAAAGGCTTAAACTACTCATATTTTGATATCGACTCTGATATTTGGGTGATCCTTAACCTCCCTCCCAAAACTTTCGGTACTTAAAATTTCAACCTCAACCTTCATTGAATGCAGAACTTCACCGATATCTTCGCGGGAAGCCTCCATCGCCGAAAACAATTCATCTGCAACATATATCTTGAGATGGTCGATCGGCTGTTTTAGGGAGATATGTCTCTCAGACTTGATTCGTCTAACCTCAGCGATCACAGCTAAGATGGCGTCGCCGCAACTCTCAGCCTCCCCGCTGATGAGCTCAGAATCAGGCTGAGGCCAGGGATTTAGGTGGATGCTTCTTGGCAAATTCTCCTTCAACGGTAGGACCTGATATATGGCTTCGCATATATGTGGACATATCGGTGCCAGAAGCTGAATTATCCTCAAGAGGCTATGGTATAATGTGTACTGGGCAGCCTTCCTCCTAGACGACTCCAAACCGGTCCTGTAAAGTCTATGTTTGACGGCTTCGAGATACTGGTCGCAGAGTATGTGCCATGTGAAATCTCTGATAGCCTCCAGAGCCATGTTGAACTGGAAACTCTCATAGGCCTCTGTGACTGTTGAGGTCAATTTCTGAAGTTTACTCATAAGCCAGCGGTCGATGAGTTCAAGCTGCACTTCACCATCCTCATAGTCGATCAGGTTTGAATGTATGAATCTGGCGGCGTTCCAGAGTTTTGTAAGGAATCTCTTGCCATACTCGATCTCACCCCAATTGAATTGTAGGTCGTAGCCTGTCGCTGCGCCTCCCGCAGCCCATTGCCTGATCGAGTCTGCACCATACTTCGATATGGCCTCGAAGGCCTCCACATAGTTTCCGAAAGACTTGTGCATCATCCTTCCATCGGCCCCTCGGACCATACCGTTCACAAGGACTGTTTTGTATGGAGCCTCCCCGAAGAGGGCTAGGTGCTTGACCATCAGATAGTAATCCCATGTTCTGATTATGTCCAAGCCGTTCGGCTGAAGATCTGCTGGGAAGAGCCTATTGAAATGTTCTTCATTGTCAGGCCAACCTGCATGTACCGCGCATGTGATCGACGAGTCCATCCACGTATCCATCACATCACTCTCACCAGTAAACTCAGCACCACCGCAGTTTGGACACTCTGACTCCCTCGGCTTCTCAAACCTCGGATCGACAGGCAACCATTCCTTCTTGGCCACTAGGACTTGGCCGCACCTTTTACAGTACCATACAGGTATTGGTGTCGCAAAAACCCTCTGCCTCGATATGACCCAGTCCCAATCCAAGGATCTAGCCCAGTCTATCATTCTATGCTTAGAGAATGATGGGATCCAGTTCACCTTATCCGTCCATTCTAGAACCTGATCAGTCATGTCGCGTGTTCTCATGAACCATTGTCTCCTGGAGATTATCTCTACAGGTGTATGGCATCTCCAGCAGCAGCCTACGCTCTGACTTATCTTCTCAGACTTGTATAGGAGACCTTTCTTTTTCAAGTCAGTTATGATGTTGGCCCTTGCATCTCCAACATTCAGTCCAGCATAATCTCCAGCATCATCGCTCAACCTCCCATCCTCAGTGACTAGATTGACTACGGGCAGACCATACTTCTTCTGCCATTTAACGTCGGTCTTATCCCCGAATGTACATACCATAACAACTCCTGTCCCAAATTTTGGATCGACATCATCATCTGCAAGAATCTTCACCCTACGTTTAAAGATAGGAACCTCAACCTCCAATCCTAAATATGGCCTGTACCTCTCATCATTGGGATTGACAGCTACAGCTACGCAGGCAGGTAAGAGTTCAGGTCTGGTTGTTGCTATTGTGATCCTCACACCTTCCGGATCAAAGTAGAGATATACCAGTTCACTCTCACGTTCAGAGTAGACGACCTCAGCCTCAGCTATTGCCGTTTCACATCTCGGACACCAGTTCACAGGATGCTCACCCCTGTATATGTAGCCTCTCTCATAGAGGATGATGAATGAGAGTTGAGTAGCCCTGTAATATGTGGGGTCCATCGTCCTGTACTCTAAGCTCCAATCCATGGAGTATCCCATGGCCTTCATGGCGGCCCTCATCTTCTCAATGTAATCATCCGTCAACCTGATGCAGATCTCCTTAAACTCTTGAAGTGGGACGTCCCTCTTCCTTATGCCGTAGAGTTTCTCAGCCCTGACCTCTGTAGGTAAGCCGTGGCAGTCCCATCCTTGAGGGAAATGGACGTTGAAGCCCCTCATCCTCTTGTATCTTGCAACAAAGTCTATGTAACACCAGTTCAAGGCGTTTCCAAGATGAAACTCGCCACTCGGATATGGTGGTGGAGTATCTATACTGTAGGTCTGTCTCACCTTATCTTCACGGTTGAAGCTGTGGAGGCCCCACCTCTGCCAAGCCTCCTGCCACTTACCCTCATGCACCGCCGGAACATACGTCTTGGGCAAAGGATTCTTTATCCCCATATGTTACACCATACCGCCCCTCTCTGATCCTAAATTTCAAGACCCCCAGAGATATCTATGTGACAATCAAAAGTGTTTCGTAAAGTTTCGACACCATTCTGATCTACCCATACTAGAACGTGTCGAGAAGCCTCTGCTTCCTCTCAGGCTCTGTATTGAGTCTGATTCGCATGTTGTCTCTCGCCGCGACTGTTCTGATTCTTGAAGCTTCCTCAATGGCTTTAGCCTCAACGTCAGGGTTTGAATATATCATCCTCATGCCGAATCCTGTTATGATAGATGATTCAGGCCTTGCTTCTTCAAGTATCTTGATAGCATCATCTGTGCATAGGTGACCCTTTATAGGCGCGCCCCTCGGCCTCAGAACACACATGATGAGTAGCCTCACCCCCCTATACTGTTCCCCTAAACCCTCGAAGTACTCGGTATCTGAGGTGTATCCGATCTCCCCCCAAGGCAGGGTCAGTCTGAAACCGATTGTGTCCGGATCCCCATGTTTAGCCCTCAAGGCTCTGACCTTAACCTCACCCAGATCGACGATGTCGCCTGGGGAGACCTCGCAAATTTGGCTTAGCATCCCCTTATGGTAGGACGATATTCTAGGCTCACAAGTATCATTTCCGTTCAGAACTCCTTTAGGAGCTATGAGGATACCTCTCTTCTTCGCTCCACCCTGGGTTATGGCTTCAATATATACCTCAGCATCATTGTCATGGTCTGGATGGCAGTGAGATATGAGTAGGTACTCAACTTTCTGAGGGTCGAGATTCAACTGGTTCGAATAAGCTATGGAGCCTGGACCTGGATCGATCTGTATGTTGGAGGATCCTATAATTCTGATTCCACCAGTTCTCCTCCTCTGAGTTATCATCGAGTAACGGCCACCACCTGTCCCTAGGAATATAAGCTCAACCTCACCCATCAACCACACCAACACAAACTAATGTTAAACCTCAAAATATTCACAAATCTAACATCTCCCAAAGAATCGACGGACATACACCACCAGAATAAGTATTCCGAATGTAAACCCAGTGGCCTCCAATAATATGTTTATGACCTCACCAAGAAATATAAATGGTCCACCGTAATTTTTGATGGCGACTATATAGATATAGAAATAGTAGTTAAAGAACCAGTGTAGCAAGACAGGTGCATAGAAGCCGAAAGTCAGATACATAATGAAGAATATGAAGCCTGCCAAAAATGACGTCGAGACCTTGCCGATCTCCCAACCTGATCCTGAAAAGTAATGAGCTAGACCGAAGACTGTTGAAGTTGAAAGAATCAGAAACCACTCTCCGACACTGATACCTCTCAAGAACCCATCTCTAATTATACTCGGCCAACCAAGAGACTCCTTAGCATGGTCAGGGTAAAGTATCGATCTCAGAGAGATTCTAATAATTCTTCCCAGCGTCATTTGCTTCAGAACATCTCCTCGCAAGGCCAGTCTAAAAATAAAGTAGACTGCGAAGGGAGATATACGGTACATGAACTCCTCAAATACCGGCGAGTATGCGAGATTGAAGAGGCCCCTATAAAGGTCTTCAAACTCAATCGAACCTGTAGATACACCTGCAACCTCTTGGAGGTTCTGTATAACAGTCACCGCGATGAGGAGTATGCTTGAAACGGCGGGGAAAGTATATAGGAAATTGCTGTCTCTAGATATGGGGTTCAGATTACTCACACCCCTTACGGAACTGTGGAAGCTGATGCCGTCCATCCAAGCCAATGTAAAACAGAGAACATAAAATATCCATGTTGAGGCAAATATGAGGCCGAAAGGAATCGAGGTAGGTATCTTGAAAACGAATAGGGCTGCGAAACCTACTGGAAGATTCTCTGCCGATTTCAAACTGAAACGGTATCCCTCAGGATGGAGTAGCATGAAGTACATCCCTAGGATCATTGAAAGAATATAGGTTGAAACTAAGAAAACAACCACAGCACGCCAAATGTATTCCAAGACTTGGATGAAGACTCTTACTCTACACATCCCTTCCACATCAACAGTTTTCTCATCGCATATCTATGTAGCGTCATTGATCTAAGTTGGATCTAGACCATGGAATTGCTTAAGTCTTTTTAAAATAGTCGATGTGACTTAACATCTTTGTTTAAAGAACCTCTATAATCAAAAACCCAACCAATTAAGTTTGAGGTCGACTCCAAACGTTAAAGCCACCGAAGGTCAATCAGCCTATAAGTTTAGTATCAAACAACATAGGCAGGACATGCGGGGAATGTTCAATATTCAGTAAGTGTAAGGGCGGGTTCTGCCCAAAGACTGAGGTCGAGGTCAGTAGGACACATCCAGCATGCCAATTCTTTTCAGATAATCATGAGCCAAGATATTCTTACAGGAGAACCTCGGCGGATTCACCATCGCAAGGCAACGGTCTAGGCCTACATGCAAGGAGCTATGTTGACCCAGGTGAGTGTGAAGGGCCAGACCCCGAGTACTGCACAGTCTACTGCTCCAAATATTGGAGCTGCAAACTTGTTCTAGAGGAAATTAAGAAGAAGTAGTTTCGAGACAGTCTGGTTCATCGACGATACTTCAACATAGCCTCAATGTTCCATAGGTCAGGTTCTTACAGAAGGTTTCTAGATCGTCGAGTTCCGCCTGAATAGTCTCCTTTACAGGCGCTTCAACATCCTTCATTGAAGTGTTAGGTTCGAGTATGATTTGGGCTGAGACCACTTTAGGCTCGTTTATCGGCTTCCCTATCTGGCTGAGCAACCATATATATACTTCCTTCAAGCCTGGAACTTTACGGTAAACCTCTTCGGCGATCTTGTAGGTTAAGATATTGTAGATTTTACCTACATGGTTGACTGGATTCTTACCGCAGGCAGCCTCCGAACATGTAGGCCTATTCAGAGGAATGATGCCATTGACCCTGTTACCCCTGCCGACTTGCCCGCAGTCACCGCCGTCAGCCGATGTTCCGAGAACAGTCAGATACACGCCTCCCAGACCCCTACCAGGCACATCTGCCGTGTTCAAGTCCACATTAACCTTGAAGTCAACCCTAGATTCTACATACCTCCCTATCTCCTCATGAACCTCCCTCTTAACCCTGAAATAAGCCTCCTCACTTTCAATATACTTGTCTATGAATGCTATTCCAACAGTGAGGTTTAGGTTCCTATCCTTCCTCAAACCCATGACTTTCACATCCTCACCTGTCTGGGGGAAGGACCTCTTGAATTCACGACTGTTCAAATAGTACTCCGTATCCCTCACAATCTCCTCTGTAGGTGTTAAGGGAGCGAAGCCGACTGCGGCTGACGTGTCATTTGCACCCAGAAACTTTCCCCTCCTTGCAAATATGTCGGTTAAGGCTTGGGATCCCGGCTTCAACTCAACCTGATATCTTACATGTTCATCCGGATCAACATGTTTCAGGTTACTCCTTATCCACTCCTTCGCTGTCTTAACTGTGATCTCCTCTACAGGTATATCCTCAGAGTCTACGTTGAATGTTGCCCTATCCCCGAAAACGAGCAGCATAGGCTTCAAGACTTTCCCACCTCCAAAAGCAACTTTCACGTCTCCCGCAACAAGCAGCCCCTTGTCAATATTGTGATGCAGAACAGCGCCGAATCTCTTGATATACTCCCTGCTCAGGGCTCTGGATACCTCATCCATTATGGAGTCGCATATAGTATCCGGATGGCCTAAACCTTTCCTCTCACATATCTCAGTACGTTGCTCAGTTATCGGCTTCTGTTTCAACTCGTCCAGGACTATCTCAAGCATACCCATGACCTTCCTCCGTCTAATCAACATTTACAATATTAATAATTCGTTGCCATCAAGATTCCATTAGGAATTTAACGAGTAGAATTGACACTTGAACCTAGTCCATGTGCTGATATATTCATTCAGAGACTGCGTCATATAATATCTCGACCGTCCACTTGGCGGCCTTCCCAACAACATCTGGACACTTATCCGTGTGGCCTCCAGCCTTCTCAAAAGCCTCACGATCCTTTGGATCCCAGAGGTTGAACGACCTCCCCATAATCTTCTTCTGAATATCCTTACACAATATGCTCCCATACTCGCTGATGAACTTGTCATGTAACTTCATGGTCAGCACCATACATTTCTCCCTCTCCCCAGGGTCATTGAATTCTTCACGTCCATATTTGGATCCTATGGCTGCTGCGCCACCCGAGAGGGCTCCACAAGTTCCATCCCCACACCTGGCGTAACCACCCGCAAGGGGATCTATTGCCTTGAAAATCTTCGGATCACCGATCTTCATCACTTCGCTGACTGCTGCGAAGACACATTGTGGACAGCTACCGTAGCTCCTCTCAAAGTTGAATCCCAACTCATAGGCCTGCCTCATCGCCTCCTCCTTATTTAACTCAACCAACAGTCCCCACCCAAGCCATACGTAAATTTACAGTTTACCTCTGGATCCAGTTTAAAAGGGTTCCCATATTTACGAAATAGATGTTTACAACATCAAAATGTGAAGTCATGGTAGTGGTGCTGATTGAAGGCTGCGAGGTTCTATGAGGTTGGTAAACCCCTCAAGATTGAGGATGTTGATATTCCACGAATATCAGACTCTGAGGTTCTAGTCAGGGTCAGGTCCTGCGGAATATGCCACACCGACCTACACTTCATAGATGAAGGATTGATCAAGCCTGGGAAGGTACCTCAGATTATGGGGCATGAGGCTGCTGGTGATGTCGTCGAGGTTGGAGAGAGGGTTAAAGATGTGAAGGTTGGCGATAGGGTTCTCATCCATTTCTACTTCAGCTGCGGTGAATGTTACTATTGTCGGAGGGGTAGGGAGAGCCTATGTGTAAGCCCAGAATTTCAACACTTCGGCTTCACAACAGACGGTGGATACGCAGAATATGCGAAGGCCCCAGCCAGAAGTATTATTAAACTTCCTAGCCAGTTGCCTTATGATGCTGGGATACTTGTGGATGCAGGGTCAACAGCCTACCATGCCGTAAGGGAGATTGGAAAGGTCAGGCTCGGAGACTTTGTTGTCATAATCGGCTCCGGCGGGGTCGGCCTCTGTACTCTTCAAATGGCTAAACTCAGCGGAGCCACAGTGATGGCTGTCGATATTCGCAGTGACAAGCTGGATGCAGCGAAATCTTTGGGTGCAGATCACGTGTCGAACCCAACAGTCGACAATCTGTATGAGAAGGTGATGAGATTGACTGAGGGCAGGGGTGCTGACGTCATCTTTGAGTTTGTAGGTTCAAGTGAGACGATGAGTAGGGCCGTCGATATTCTGGCAAAGGGCGGGAGACTCGTATTCATAGGATACTCCAAGGATGACCTAACCATAAATCCTAGAAGACTGGTCACTGGGGAACTTCAGATAGTCGGCTCACGCGCAAGCTCAAGATATGAGACTGTTGAAGTTGTAAATCTTGTGAGAGATGGAAGGTTCAAACTCGACCCCTTGATAACTCATAGAGTGTCTTTGGATGATGTGAATAAGGGTCTGGACTTGGTCAGAAGAGGTGAATCTATCAGGGTAGTTGTCAGGCCCTGATTCAGTATGGAAGCGAAACTTCAATGGGGATGCGACAGTGTTTGAGAGGTCAGGCTGTTGGCTGAGGCTTTCTCACTATCTCCCCGCAACTCGAACAGAAGAGGTCTTCCGCCCCAACTCTTGCACCGCATTTAGGACAAACGAGTAGTTGAGGCTCAATATGAGGAACTCTAGGGATGCGCCTACGTCTATGGACGAACGTTGCAACTGCAGATATGACAGCGAGTGCTGCGGCGACTACTAGGATCATCTTGTTCGACAGAGGTGCTGGGAGGATGCTAGTCTTCTGAAATGTAACCCTATTGCTGGAGGAGCCTTCGACATCATCGTTTCCAAGCCACATCGCCCTCACAGTCCAGTTGCCAAGTTCATCTGGCGAATATAAGTCTTTGAACCGCCCTTCACGATCAACTCTAGTCTTTCTCGTAACGGTCTTCTCGCCTGGCCCGTGATAAATAAGGTCTACCTCTGAACCTTCAACAGGGGGCTTCATAATTCCTGATATTTCAAATTCTTCAAGCAATATTCCAAGCCAACCTTGACCTACAGAGATTTCCAGACTACTGGCCATCTTATCGATTCTCAAGGCAACCGTTGAAGAGTGGGTCTTACCCTTTCCAGAGGCTTTCACTACAACAGTGTACTCACCGACCTTCACAGAAGATCCGGTCTTAACAATGAGTTGGGACGTAAATGGGGGTTTACCCGATGGAACGGTTAAAATCGGCGTGGCTCCTTCCGGTATGCCTGAGACGGTCAAAACTACTGTCTCATCAAATCTTCCCAGAGGCTTCAAATCAAAGGTTAGAGTTGCATTCTGTCCTTTCCTGACAGAGGTTCTGTTCACTGGACAAGTTATCATGAAGTCCTCCCTCTTAACTGATAGCGTAGCTGTAACGACTTTTGAAAATCCCTTGCTTGAGGCTGAGATGGTGAGTGTGTAATTGGCCTCAGTCGAGGCTCCGGAAGCATCTATTGTAAGTATCGATGTGAATGTTGGCGTTCCAGTCTGGGGTGAAAAAGCATATTTCAAATCGGCTGGGAGACCTGAAGCATTGAGTGAGACTTCCGCTGGGGTCCCACTCAGGAGATTGACTGTGACTGTGTAGGAGGCTTTATCTCCAATATTCACAGTCTGGACTGAAGGATTTACTGTTATGGAGAAGTCGAATCTTGGAACCACTGTAAGAATTGCTGTTGCCTGCCGTGTGATGCCACGCGCATTGCCTATGACTGTTATCGTGTAGGCTTGTGGAGGTGTATCTGTTGAGGTTGAGATGTAAAGATCATCGCTGGTGCCCAGACGCCACTTCATACCTTGACCCAGACCCGAAACATCAACGGTGATGGTCACACCGCTGTAGACGGGGCTACTGTATGTGACCAGTATTTGGAAGCTCGCTGTTCCGCCCTGCTCGACGGTCTTGGATGTTGGCGACAGTGATAATGAAAAGTCGAATGGTGGGCCCTGAACATAGAATATCGTTGACGCCGTATAAGTGGCTCCTCCCCAACCTGGAAATGAAGCTGAGGCCTGTACAGTGCAGGTTCCGGGAACTGAGGTTAAACCAGTCGCAGTGAATGTGTACCAGTAACCGTAACTTACGGTTCCTACATTGTAAGTCACAGTCCCTGCTGGTGTGAATACACGTATTGTTACTGAAGCCTCCTCGGAGACCCATACACCTATAACTACTCGGTCACCTATACTGTAGGTCGAACGGTCCGTAGAGACCTCAACCGTAGGTGCAATCGCAGAATGTGCAGGTGTGAGAGGCATGTTAGTGAGGAGGAGAGAAAGAAGTATGATAAGCGCTAAACCCATCTTAAACATATTATATCCCTAAACAGTTTCTGGGAGAGTCTATTTAAGCCTGATCACACATTGCAATTTAATAGTCCGCTGAATAGTTGCCGTGAATAATAGAGACGGAAGGCCAAAACAATATTTGACTTTCAATAATCCAAAATAATAGTTGTGAGGGAGGAGGTTTGATAGGAAGAGATGATGTGGCGAGAGCGCTATCAAAATATGACCTAGGGAATCTAAGGATCGGTACTATAGGAAGCCACTCGGCTCTAGACATATGCGACGGCGCCAAGGATGAAGGGTTCGAAACGGTGACCTTATGCCAGAGAGGCCGAGAAAAAACATACCTGAGATACAGGAGGATAATAGATAAAGTACTCATTCTGGACAAGTTTTCAGACATGGCCCGCGAGGATGTGCAGGAGGAGTTGAGGGTACTCAATGTCATATTCATCGCCAACAGGTCATTCTCAACCTATGTCGGATACGACAATATTGAGAACAAGTTTCTCGTCCCAATATTTGGCAATAGAAGGATGTTGAGATCTGAGGAGAGGGATGCGCCTAGGAATCAGATGTACCTCCTAGATAAGGCTGGAATAAGAACCCCTAAAAAGTTTAGGGGTCCGGAAGAAATAGATCGACTAGCCATAGTCAAGGTTCCTGAGGCTGCTAGAAAGATTGAGAGAGCATTCTTCTACGCGGCTAATCCAGATGACTTCAGGGTCCAAGCCGATTTAAGGGTTAGTAAAGGCATAGTATCACTTGAAGACTTGAGGAAAGCTACTATCGAAGAATTTGTTGTAGGCGCCAGATTCAACTTTAACTATTTCTGGTCCCCCATCCATGACAGACTGGAGTTCTTAGGAGTTGACAGAAGGATACAGACAGACCTCGACGGAGTCCTCTCACTCCCTGCGAGAGAGCAGCTGGAGTTGAAAATGGTCACTCAGAATATTGAGGTAGGCCATGAAGGGGCTACTCTGAGAGAGTCTATCGTCGACAAGGTTTACGAGATCGGTGAGAAATTCGTTAGAGTATGCAGAGATGAATATCCGCCGGGAATAATTGGTCCATTCGCCTTGCAGGGAGCGATAACGAAAGACTTGGAGATATGTATATTCGATGTCAGCCCAAGGGTTCCAGGCTCACCTATAATATCTACCACGAGTCCATACACGAAATGGTTCTTCGGCGAACCTATGAGCACAGGTAGAAGGATAGCCCTCGAGATCAAGGCAGCCAGGGATCTTGGAAGAATCGGTGAAGTTGTGACTTGATAACGAAAGATGAGATCCAAAATATTCTGCAACACTACGACCTAGAGAAGGTGAGTATAGGAACTATCTGCTCCCACTCGGCCCTACAAATATTCTATGGAGCCAAGCAGGAAGGGTTCAGGACAGTTGGAATATGCCTCCCAGACAAGAAATTCGTATACGATGCCTTTCAACTTGCGAAACCAGACGAATATATCCTAGTTAACAGATACAGCGACCTGACAGATAGTTGGGTCCAAGAGAAGCTTAAGAGAATGAATACGATCATCATTCCACACGGATCCTTCGTCGAGTATGTTGGTGCTGACAATATAAAAAACAGATTTCATGTTCCTATGTATGGAAACAGGATATCTCTGGAGTTTGAGGGAGACAGAAGCAAGATGAGGATGTGGCTGCAGGAGGCTGGAGTCAAGGTGCCCAAGGAATATTCAGAGCCTGCAAAGATAGATAGGCCCTGCATAGTGAAGTTCCATGGGGCAAGAGGGGGGAGGGGCTTCTTCATTGCTAACTCAGACGAACAGTATAAACAGCAACTTGAGAGAGCCTTGAAGCGAGGAGTAATCACAGATGAAGATGTGGATAAAGCCACTATACAGGAACTTATCATCGGCGTGAGATATTACCCCCAATACTTCTATTCGCCGATATTCGGGGGCGAGGTTAAGGCTGGTGAGGGGCGTGTCGAACTTCTCGGAGTAGACAGAAGAGTTGAGAGCAACGTTGACGATCTATATAGGATCCCTAGATTTGAGGAGGCAGGGGTGGAGCAGTCATATGTCATAACAGGAAATATTCCAGTAGTCCTGAGGGAATCTCTTCTACCGAAGATTCTTGATCTAGGTCGAAGGATTGTTGATTCGTCTGTCAAACTCTTCCCACCAGGCATAGTTGGACCATTCTGCATAGAGACCATATGCACAGACGAGCTTGAATTCGTGACATTCGAAGTATCTGCAAGGATAGTTGCTGGAACAAATCTCTACCCTGAAGGTTCACCCTACTCATGCTACCTATACCCCAAACCCATGTCTACAGGTAGAAGAATAGCTTACGAGATAAGAGAAGGAATAAGCAAAAATAAGCTCCAATACTTAGTTAGTTGAGAGTTACTCCAGATTAAAAAATGTAAACCTTCAAAACAAAATATATGACTT
Proteins encoded:
- a CDS encoding formate--phosphoribosylaminoimidazolecarboxamide ligase family protein codes for the protein MIGRDDVARALSKYDLGNLRIGTIGSHSALDICDGAKDEGFETVTLCQRGREKTYLRYRRIIDKVLILDKFSDMAREDVQEELRVLNVIFIANRSFSTYVGYDNIENKFLVPIFGNRRMLRSEERDAPRNQMYLLDKAGIRTPKKFRGPEEIDRLAIVKVPEAARKIERAFFYAANPDDFRVQADLRVSKGIVSLEDLRKATIEEFVVGARFNFNYFWSPIHDRLEFLGVDRRIQTDLDGVLSLPAREQLELKMVTQNIEVGHEGATLRESIVDKVYEIGEKFVRVCRDEYPPGIIGPFALQGAITKDLEICIFDVSPRVPGSPIISTTSPYTKWFFGEPMSTGRRIALEIKAARDLGRIGEVVT
- a CDS encoding formate--phosphoribosylaminoimidazolecarboxamide ligase is translated as MITKDEIQNILQHYDLEKVSIGTICSHSALQIFYGAKQEGFRTVGICLPDKKFVYDAFQLAKPDEYILVNRYSDLTDSWVQEKLKRMNTIIIPHGSFVEYVGADNIKNRFHVPMYGNRISLEFEGDRSKMRMWLQEAGVKVPKEYSEPAKIDRPCIVKFHGARGGRGFFIANSDEQYKQQLERALKRGVITDEDVDKATIQELIIGVRYYPQYFYSPIFGGEVKAGEGRVELLGVDRRVESNVDDLYRIPRFEEAGVEQSYVITGNIPVVLRESLLPKILDLGRRIVDSSVKLFPPGIVGPFCIETICTDELEFVTFEVSARIVAGTNLYPEGSPYSCYLYPKPMSTGRRIAYEIREGISKNKLQYLVS